The Streptomyces seoulensis genome contains a region encoding:
- a CDS encoding SURF1 family protein yields the protein MYRFLLTPRWWGINVFVLLAIPFCVFMGSWQLSRFEGRVQDHRTATEQAAASRHEEAVPLARMLPVDKATSGRRVEVSGEYGRQLLVPARELDGKSGFYVLTLLRTSTGESLPVVRGWLPGTADAAKAPAPPAGKVTVTGALQAPEAPGSNGVPATGGLPAGQTNAISPASLVNLVPDKLYEAWVTLDRGDAGMKAVPATAPAGTGLDLKAFQNLGYTGEWFVFAGFVVFMWFRLLRREAEAASDAELGLVTDGAGAPEDAGTPSTV from the coding sequence GTGTACCGGTTTCTGCTGACACCCCGCTGGTGGGGCATCAACGTCTTCGTGCTGCTCGCCATCCCGTTCTGCGTGTTCATGGGGTCGTGGCAGCTCAGCCGGTTCGAGGGGCGGGTGCAGGACCATCGCACCGCCACCGAACAGGCGGCGGCCTCCCGGCACGAGGAGGCGGTACCGCTCGCGCGGATGCTGCCCGTCGACAAGGCCACGTCGGGGCGGCGGGTCGAGGTGAGCGGCGAGTACGGCAGGCAGTTGCTGGTGCCCGCCCGTGAGCTGGACGGGAAGTCCGGCTTCTACGTCCTGACCCTGCTGCGCACGTCCACCGGCGAGTCCCTCCCCGTGGTCCGGGGCTGGCTGCCAGGTACGGCCGACGCGGCGAAGGCTCCCGCGCCCCCGGCCGGGAAGGTCACCGTCACCGGGGCGCTCCAGGCCCCCGAGGCACCGGGCAGCAACGGCGTCCCCGCGACCGGCGGCCTGCCCGCCGGGCAGACCAACGCCATCAGCCCGGCCTCCCTGGTGAACCTGGTGCCGGACAAGCTGTACGAAGCCTGGGTCACGCTCGACCGGGGCGACGCCGGGATGAAGGCGGTGCCCGCGACCGCGCCCGCCGGGACCGGTCTCGACCTGAAGGCGTTCCAGAACCTCGGCTACACCGGCGAGTGGTTCGTCTTCGCCGGCTTCGTGGTCTTCATGTGGTTCCGGCTGCTGCGCCGCGAGGCCGAGGCGGCGAGCGACGCCGAGCTGGGCCTCGTGACGGACGGTGCCGGCGCCCCGGAGGACGCCGGCACCCCGAGCACCGTCTGA
- a CDS encoding SigE family RNA polymerase sigma factor, which translates to MAEVLEFAPALFEPGISPAARGAAALRSPRAALRPRVPGGMPVIAPMPAARPTRIPGQRDGADDTAGDAAAGTTVDHLTETYRAHYRSLLGLAALLLDDTASCEDVVQEAFIRVHSARKRVREPEKTLAYLRQTVVNLSRSALRRRILGLKLLSKPMPDMASAEEGAYDQLERDSLIKAMKGLQRRQREVLVLRYFADMTEAQVAETLGISLGSVKAYGSRGIAALRVSMGAKT; encoded by the coding sequence GTGGCAGAGGTACTCGAATTCGCACCGGCTCTCTTCGAGCCGGGCATATCCCCAGCAGCCCGCGGCGCGGCGGCGCTCCGGTCGCCCCGTGCGGCACTCCGTCCGCGTGTGCCCGGCGGCATGCCGGTGATCGCGCCGATGCCCGCAGCGCGTCCCACCCGCATACCCGGCCAGCGCGACGGCGCCGACGACACCGCGGGTGACGCGGCCGCCGGCACGACCGTCGACCATCTCACCGAGACCTACCGGGCGCACTACCGCTCCCTGCTCGGTCTCGCCGCCCTGCTCCTGGACGACACCGCTTCCTGCGAGGATGTCGTGCAGGAGGCGTTCATCCGCGTTCACTCGGCGCGCAAGCGCGTCCGGGAGCCGGAGAAGACCCTGGCTTATCTGCGCCAGACGGTCGTCAACCTCTCCCGGTCCGCGCTGCGCCGCCGCATCCTGGGCCTGAAGCTGCTCTCCAAGCCGATGCCGGACATGGCGAGCGCGGAGGAGGGGGCGTACGACCAACTGGAGCGGGACTCCCTCATCAAGGCGATGAAGGGGCTCCAGCGCCGCCAGCGCGAGGTGCTGGTGCTGCGCTACTTCGCGGACATGACGGAGGCCCAGGTCGCCGAGACGCTCGGCATATCGCTCGGCTCGGTGAAGGCGTACGGCTCACGGGGCATCGCCGCGCTGCGCGTGTCCATGGGAGCCAAGACATGA
- a CDS encoding aspartate-semialdehyde dehydrogenase, with product MSRTGRPTLAVVGATGAVGAVMLQILSQRADVWGEIRLIASPRSAGRKLAVRGEEVEVVALTEDVFDGVDVAMFDVPDEVAAQWAPVAAARGAVVVDNSGAFRMDSEVPLVVPEVNPHMARMRPRGIVSNPNCTTLSMIVALGALHAEFGLRELVVSSYQAVSGAGRAGIETLRAQLSLVAGTDLGSAPGDVRRAVGELTGPFPEPVALNVVPWAGSLREDGWSSEEMKVRDETRKILGLPALPVAVTCVRVPVVTTHSLTVHARFQGEVTVDGAREILATAPGVVLCDDPAAGEYPTPADVVGTDPTWVGRVRRALDDPTALELFVCGDNLRKGAALNTAQIAELVAIEMM from the coding sequence ATGTCACGCACCGGTCGCCCGACACTGGCGGTCGTGGGGGCGACCGGAGCCGTAGGAGCGGTGATGCTCCAGATCCTGTCCCAACGGGCGGACGTCTGGGGCGAGATCCGTCTCATCGCCTCCCCGCGCTCGGCCGGCCGCAAGCTGGCCGTGCGCGGCGAGGAGGTCGAGGTCGTCGCCCTCACCGAGGACGTCTTCGACGGCGTCGACGTCGCCATGTTCGACGTGCCCGACGAGGTCGCCGCCCAGTGGGCGCCCGTGGCCGCCGCGCGCGGCGCGGTCGTGGTCGACAACTCCGGCGCCTTCCGGATGGACTCCGAGGTGCCGCTCGTCGTCCCGGAGGTCAACCCGCACATGGCCAGGATGCGGCCGCGCGGGATCGTCTCCAACCCCAACTGCACGACCCTGTCGATGATCGTCGCGCTCGGCGCGCTGCACGCCGAGTTCGGGCTGCGCGAGCTGGTCGTCTCCTCGTACCAGGCGGTCAGCGGGGCCGGGCGGGCCGGGATCGAGACGCTGCGCGCCCAGTTGTCCCTCGTCGCGGGCACCGATCTGGGCAGCGCGCCCGGCGACGTACGCCGCGCGGTCGGCGAGCTGACCGGGCCCTTCCCCGAGCCGGTCGCGCTCAACGTCGTGCCCTGGGCCGGGTCGCTGCGCGAGGACGGCTGGTCCTCGGAGGAGATGAAGGTCCGCGACGAGACCCGCAAGATCCTCGGGCTGCCCGCCCTGCCGGTCGCCGTGACCTGCGTACGGGTCCCGGTCGTCACCACCCACTCGCTGACGGTCCACGCCCGCTTCCAGGGCGAGGTCACCGTGGACGGCGCCCGCGAGATCCTCGCCACCGCCCCCGGCGTCGTCCTCTGCGACGACCCGGCCGCCGGGGAGTACCCCACCCCTGCCGATGTCGTGGGCACCGATCCCACCTGGGTGGGCCGGGTGCGGCGGGCGCTGGACGACCCGACCGCGCTCGAACTCTTCGTCTGCGGCGACAACCTGCGCAAGGGCGCCGCGCTCAACACCGCGCAGATCGCCGAACTGGTGGCCATCGAAATGATGTGA
- a CDS encoding aspartate kinase yields MGLVVQKYGGSSVADAEGIKRVAKRIVEAKKNGNQVVVVVSAMGDTTDELIDLAEQVSPMPAGREFDMLLTAGERISMALLAMAIKKLGHEAQSFTGSQAGVITDSVHNKARIIDVTPGRIRTALDEGNIAIVAGFQGVSQDKKDITTLGRGGSDTTAVALAAALDAEVCEIYTDVDGVFTADPRVVKKARKIDWISFEDMLELAASGSKVLLHRCVEYARRYNIPIHVRSSFSGLRGTWVSSEPIEQGEQQVEQAIISGVAHDTSEAKITVVGVPDKPGEAAAIFRTIADAEINLDMVVQNVSAASTGLTDISFTLPKTEGRKAIDALERNRPGIGFDSLRYDDQIGKISLVGAGMKTNPGVTAAFFEALSDAGVNIELISTSEIRISVVTRADEVPEAVRAVHTAFGLDSDTDEAVVYGGTGR; encoded by the coding sequence GTGGGCCTTGTCGTGCAGAAGTACGGAGGCTCCTCCGTAGCCGATGCCGAGGGCATCAAGCGCGTCGCCAAGCGGATCGTGGAAGCCAAGAAGAACGGCAACCAGGTGGTTGTCGTGGTCTCCGCGATGGGCGACACGACGGACGAGCTGATCGATCTCGCCGAGCAGGTGTCTCCGATGCCTGCCGGACGTGAATTCGACATGCTGCTGACCGCCGGAGAGCGTATCTCCATGGCCCTGCTGGCGATGGCGATCAAAAAGCTGGGTCACGAGGCCCAGTCGTTCACGGGCAGCCAGGCAGGTGTCATCACCGACTCGGTCCACAACAAAGCCCGCATCATCGACGTCACGCCCGGCCGCATCCGCACCGCGCTGGACGAGGGCAACATCGCCATCGTCGCCGGTTTCCAGGGTGTGAGCCAGGACAAGAAGGACATCACCACGCTGGGCCGCGGCGGCTCCGACACCACGGCCGTGGCGCTCGCCGCCGCGCTCGACGCCGAGGTCTGCGAGATCTACACCGACGTGGACGGCGTGTTCACCGCCGACCCGCGCGTGGTGAAGAAGGCCCGGAAGATCGACTGGATCTCCTTCGAGGACATGCTGGAGCTGGCCGCGTCCGGCTCCAAGGTGCTGCTCCACCGCTGCGTGGAGTACGCCCGCCGGTACAACATCCCGATCCACGTCCGCTCCTCCTTCAGCGGGCTGCGCGGCACGTGGGTCAGCAGCGAGCCGATCGAGCAAGGGGAACAGCAGGTGGAGCAGGCCATCATCTCCGGTGTCGCACACGACACCTCCGAGGCCAAGATCACCGTCGTCGGCGTGCCGGACAAGCCGGGCGAGGCCGCGGCCATCTTCCGGACCATCGCCGACGCCGAGATCAACCTCGACATGGTCGTGCAGAACGTGTCGGCCGCCTCCACGGGCCTGACCGACATCTCCTTCACCCTGCCGAAGACCGAGGGCCGCAAGGCCATCGACGCCCTGGAGCGCAACCGCCCCGGCATCGGCTTCGACTCCCTGCGCTACGACGACCAGATCGGCAAGATCTCCCTGGTCGGCGCCGGGATGAAGACCAACCCCGGCGTCACGGCCGCCTTCTTCGAGGCGCTCAGCGACGCGGGCGTGAACATCGAGCTGATCTCGACCTCCGAGATCCGCATCTCGGTCGTCACCCGCGCCGACGAGGTCCCCGAGGCCGTCCGCGCCGTGCACACCGCCTTCGGGCTCGACTCCGACACCGACGAGGCCGTCGTCTACGGGGGCACGGGCCGCTGA
- a CDS encoding DUF5063 domain-containing protein, giving the protein MSDATLHATAQNPDDFAVQIADQVESFLVAVTEVAKGDEPGSTVPFLLLEVSQLLLAGGRLGAHEDFVPDERYEPDPGPEPDADGLRENLARLLDPVDVYSEVFDPYAPRTAPVAARISDDLADVITDLRHGMVHYRAGRTAEAMWWWQFSYFSNWGPTASAVLRALQSVLIHVRLNQPLEELDGLDTDQDLGDEALEVEAGRVMAEEIGTPLGIRQVHQGL; this is encoded by the coding sequence ATGTCTGACGCCACGCTGCACGCCACCGCGCAGAACCCGGACGACTTCGCGGTCCAGATCGCCGACCAGGTCGAGAGCTTCCTGGTCGCCGTCACCGAGGTCGCCAAGGGGGACGAGCCCGGTTCCACCGTGCCCTTCCTGCTGCTGGAGGTCTCCCAGTTGCTGCTGGCCGGCGGCCGCCTGGGCGCGCACGAGGACTTCGTCCCCGACGAGCGCTACGAGCCCGACCCCGGCCCCGAGCCGGACGCGGACGGCCTGCGCGAGAACCTGGCCCGCCTGCTGGACCCGGTCGACGTCTACTCCGAGGTCTTCGACCCGTACGCGCCCCGCACCGCCCCCGTGGCGGCCCGGATCTCCGACGACCTCGCGGACGTCATCACCGACCTGCGCCACGGCATGGTCCACTACCGCGCGGGCCGCACCGCCGAGGCCATGTGGTGGTGGCAGTTCTCCTACTTCTCCAACTGGGGCCCCACCGCCTCCGCCGTGCTGCGCGCCCTGCAGTCCGTCCTGATCCACGTCCGCCTGAACCAGCCCCTGGAGGAGCTGGACGGCCTCGACACCGACCAGGACCTGGGCGACGAGGCGCTGGAGGTGGAGGCCGGACGCGTCATGGCCGAGGAGATCGGCACGCCCCTCGGTATCCGCCAGGTGCACCAGGGCCTGTGA
- the recR gene encoding recombination mediator RecR has product MYEGVVQDLIDELGRLPGVGPKSAQRIAFHVLQAEPTDVKRLAQALLEVKAKVRFCAACGNVAQEELCNICRDPRRDLSVICVVEEPKDVVAIERTREFRGRYHVLGGAISPIEGVGPDDLRIRELLARLADGTVTELILATDPNLEGEATATYLARMIKPMGLKVTRLASGLPVGGDLEYADEVTLGRAFEGRRLLDV; this is encoded by the coding sequence TTGTACGAAGGCGTGGTCCAGGACCTCATCGACGAGCTGGGGCGGCTCCCCGGCGTCGGTCCCAAGAGCGCGCAGCGGATCGCCTTCCACGTCCTCCAGGCCGAGCCGACGGACGTCAAGCGGCTCGCCCAGGCCCTGCTGGAGGTCAAGGCCAAGGTCCGCTTCTGCGCGGCCTGCGGCAACGTCGCGCAGGAGGAGCTGTGCAACATCTGCCGCGACCCGCGCCGCGACCTCTCGGTCATCTGCGTGGTCGAGGAGCCCAAGGACGTCGTGGCCATCGAGCGCACCCGTGAGTTCCGGGGCCGCTACCACGTCCTGGGCGGCGCCATCAGCCCCATCGAGGGCGTCGGCCCGGACGACCTGCGGATCAGGGAACTCCTGGCCCGCCTCGCCGACGGCACCGTCACGGAGCTGATCCTCGCCACCGACCCCAATCTCGAAGGCGAGGCCACGGCGACGTACCTCGCCCGCATGATCAAGCCCATGGGTCTGAAGGTCACCCGCCTGGCCAGCGGCCTCCCGGTCGGCGGGGACCTGGAATACGCGGACGAGGTCACCCTCGGCCGCGCCTTCGAGGGGAGACGACTCCTAGATGTCTGA
- a CDS encoding YbaB/EbfC family nucleoid-associated protein, translating into MIPGGGQPDMQQLLQQAQKMQQDLQRAQEELANTEVDGQAGGGLVRATVTGSGDLRALKIDPKAVDPEDTETLADLVVAAVQAANENAQALQQQKLGPLAEGLGGGGIPGLPF; encoded by the coding sequence GTGATTCCCGGTGGCGGCCAGCCCGACATGCAGCAGTTGCTCCAGCAGGCCCAGAAGATGCAGCAGGACCTCCAGCGGGCCCAGGAGGAGCTGGCGAACACCGAGGTCGACGGCCAGGCGGGCGGCGGCCTGGTGCGGGCGACCGTGACCGGCTCCGGCGACCTGCGCGCGCTGAAGATCGACCCGAAGGCGGTGGACCCGGAGGACACCGAGACCCTCGCGGACCTCGTCGTCGCGGCCGTCCAGGCGGCCAACGAGAACGCGCAGGCACTCCAGCAGCAGAAGCTCGGCCCGCTGGCCGAGGGACTCGGCGGCGGCGGCATCCCCGGTCTGCCTTTCTGA